The nucleotide sequence TGGTGTTAGGTGATCCCGCGCAGCTTCCACCGATCCAGGGCGGCGGCTTCTTCACCAACACCGAGCCCGACGCAATGCTGACCGAGGTGCACCGCCAGGCTCAGGACGATCCGATCGTGCGGATGTCAATGGACGTTCGCGAGGGCCGCGAGCTCGAAATCGGCCGCCATGGCGAGAGCGAGGTGGTGTCGCGGAAAGAACTCGATCCCGACCGCGTCATGAGCGCCGACCAGATCCTGGTCGGCCGCAACAACACCCGCCGCGCCTACAACATGCGGGTGCGGCAGCGGCAGAACATCGAGGACCAGTTTCCCGTTGCCGGCGACAAGCTGGTGTGCCTGCGCAACAACCGCAAGAAGGGCTTGTTCAACGGCGGCCTGTGGCGCGTAAAGTCGCGCAATACCTCGCGCTCCAAATCGCGCATCCTCAGCATGCGGTTGTCGCCGGACGAAGACTTTGGACACAAGGTGACGAAGGTCTCCGTACGCGCCGACTGCTTCGAAGGCGGCATCGAGCAGATCGCCTGGGAGCAGCGCAAGCCCTATGACGAGTTCGACTACGGCTACGTGCTGACCGTGCACAAGTCGCAGGGCTCGCAATGGGACGACGTCGTGCTGTTCGACGAGAGCTTTGCGTTTCAAGACAGCCGGGCGCGATGGCTGTACACGGGCATCACGCGCGCGGCGAAGCGGTTGAGCGTGGTGGTGTGACGCTGCCGTAGGGTGGGCAAAGGCGCGAAGCGCCGTGCCCACCGTCCATCCAATGTGCCAACACATGGCGGGCACGCTTCGCTTTGCCCACCCTCCGGCTGCGGCGCTTGCGGCAAGGTCGCAGTCTCAAACTGGACAAGCGAAGCGCAGATCCAGGAACCATAACCAGGAGATTAGGTTTGGCGAAGACTCGGGGTTATCAGCTCGCGCCGCAACTTCTCCTGGGGTTATGGGCCTTCGCCGGGACGACACCGGATGTGGGCTCCTATCCGGCCGATTTCACGGACTCGTGTCCGCACTGATGTAACAAGCGTCCGGCCTGCCCGTATCTTCGGTGATTGAAAACGCCGCCGGGCCGGCTGTTCGCCCGACGTCAACGGTCCTAGACTGTCAGACCTTCCGCAAGAGGATATGCCATGCGCCGACCCGCACTCCTGTCCCTGCTCGCCGCCACCACCGCATTGACGCTGGCCTTTGCCATGCCGTCGAGGGCCGCGGAAGACGCGGTCGTGATCCCCGCCCCCACCGTGGATGCAACATCCGCGAGCGGCATCCAGACCGCCGTTGTCGCCGGCGGCTGCTTCTGGGGCGTGCAGGGCGTGTTCCAGCACACCGCGGGTGTCGTCAACGCCGTCTCCGGCTATGCCGGCGGCACCAAGGCGACCGCCGACTACCAGACCGTCTCGACCGGCACGACTGGGCACGCCGAGTCAGTCGAGATCAAGTACGACCCGAAGAAGATCTCCTATGGCAAGATCCTCCAGATCTACTTCTCGGTGGTGCACGACCCGACCCAGCTCAACCGCCAGGGCCCCGATGTCGGCACGCAGTATCGCTCGGCGATCTTCACGACCTCCGACGAGCAGAAGAAGGTCGCGGAGGCCTATATCGCCCAGCTCAACGACGCCAAGGTGTTCAGGAAACCGATCGTCACCAAGGTCGGCGCGCTGGAGGCGTTCTATCCGGCGGAAGCCTATCACCAGGACTATCTGACCCTGCACCCGCACCAGCCCTACATCGCCTATAACGACATCCCGAAGGTCGAGAACCTGAAAAAGCTGTTCGCGGATAACTATATCGAGAAGCCGACGCTGGTGAATTCCAGCAAGGCCACCAACTGATCGTCACTCACGTAAGTCAACGGGAGAGCCATGCCCGACGCCAAGACGAAAGCCACAGAAGACAAGGTCATCAAGAGCGAGGAGCAGTGGCGGCGCGAATTGTCGCCGATGCAGTACGCCGTACTGCGCGAAAAGGCGACCGAGCGTCCCTTCTCGGGCGAATATGAGCACGAGCATCGTCCCGGCACCTACGTCTGCGCCGGCTGCGGCAACGTGCTGTTCGAATCCGATGCCAAGTTCGATTCCGGCTGCGGCTGGCCGAGCTTCACCCAGCCCGCGGTCGAGAGCCATATCGACGAGGAGCGGGATACGAGCCACGGGATGATCCGCACCGAAGTGCTGTGCTCCAAGTGCGCCGGCCATCTCGGCCACGTCTTCCCCGACGGTCCGGGACCGACGGGGCTGCGCTACTGCATCAACTCCGCGGCGCTGAAGCTCAAGCCGCGATGAGGTCTCGCCCCGCCATTGGCGGTTCCGCGATGGAACCCGATGGCGGGATGTGCTTTTCTCTCCTGGCGGTGCGGCCGATTAGCGCAGCCCGGCGGCCGCCAGGGAGGATGCCATGACGCTTGGGACCATCCTGATCATCCTTGTGATCATCTATCTCGTCGGCGGCCTGTGGGGCCGGATCGGCGGCTATGGCTATGGCATGGGCCATTCCGGCATGGGGATTGGCGGCCTCGTGCTGGTGGTGCTGGTCGTGCTGCTGCTTCTTGGCAAAATTTAATCCAAGCAAGCCATTGATATTGTTATATTTATTTTGGATGCGGAGCTGGCATGCGCAGATTCATCATCTCCGTTCGCAGGGGTCGCAATTCTGTCAAATCGGCCTATATTAGAGAACGAGAATGACATGCACGGCGGGCTCGCCCGATTGCGGCCTTCGCCCTCTCAAACCCCACGCGCTTAAAGCCCCAGAGAAGATCACGAGGTCTTTGACCATGCGTCCAATGCGTCCGTTCAACTTCAACACCTCCGCCGAGCTGTTTCCTGCCGCGATCCGCAAGAAGAAGCGTGCAGGCTTCACCTATCGGCGCTTCGGCACCGCGGCGGAAGCCGTGCGCTTTGCGATCGAGGAGTTGCCGACGGATTCGTTGAACGGCGCCTATCTCCAGGTTGAGGAAGCCCGGTTCGACCAGAATGGCATCCGCTCGCTCTATGAGAGCGAGGCCTTCCCTCTGCCGCGCCGTCGCAAGTCGGCAGCAAACGCCGACGCCGACGCGGCGTAAG is from Bradyrhizobium sp. ISRA430 and encodes:
- the msrA gene encoding peptide-methionine (S)-S-oxide reductase MsrA codes for the protein MRRPALLSLLAATTALTLAFAMPSRAAEDAVVIPAPTVDATSASGIQTAVVAGGCFWGVQGVFQHTAGVVNAVSGYAGGTKATADYQTVSTGTTGHAESVEIKYDPKKISYGKILQIYFSVVHDPTQLNRQGPDVGTQYRSAIFTTSDEQKKVAEAYIAQLNDAKVFRKPIVTKVGALEAFYPAEAYHQDYLTLHPHQPYIAYNDIPKVENLKKLFADNYIEKPTLVNSSKATN
- a CDS encoding ATP-dependent RecD-like DNA helicase, producing MATFTPHQDAALKAVGDWLKAKPGRGGTPPIFRLFGFAGTGKTTLARHIADGVDGEVKFAAFTGKAALVMRNKGCDNASTIHSLIYRARESGEEQPSFELWDDAPASKAKLIVIDECSMVDAELGRDLMSFDCPLLVLGDPAQLPPIQGGGFFTNTEPDAMLTEVHRQAQDDPIVRMSMDVREGRELEIGRHGESEVVSRKELDPDRVMSADQILVGRNNTRRAYNMRVRQRQNIEDQFPVAGDKLVCLRNNRKKGLFNGGLWRVKSRNTSRSKSRILSMRLSPDEDFGHKVTKVSVRADCFEGGIEQIAWEQRKPYDEFDYGYVLTVHKSQGSQWDDVVLFDESFAFQDSRARWLYTGITRAAKRLSVVV
- the msrB gene encoding peptide-methionine (R)-S-oxide reductase MsrB, with amino-acid sequence MPDAKTKATEDKVIKSEEQWRRELSPMQYAVLREKATERPFSGEYEHEHRPGTYVCAGCGNVLFESDAKFDSGCGWPSFTQPAVESHIDEERDTSHGMIRTEVLCSKCAGHLGHVFPDGPGPTGLRYCINSAALKLKPR
- a CDS encoding DUF3309 family protein, producing the protein MTLGTILIILVIIYLVGGLWGRIGGYGYGMGHSGMGIGGLVLVVLVVLLLLGKI